The following proteins come from a genomic window of Paenibacillus sp. CAA11:
- a CDS encoding endo-1,4-beta-xylanase codes for MIHGNRTEPSLKELFSNQFLIGAAVNPVTIESQRELLTYHYNSITAENEMKFERLHPAEDTYTFEDADQIADFARQNGLKLRGHTLVWHNQTSAWMFEDQDGNRVDRSTLLERMRSHIHTVVGRYKQDIYAWDVVNEVIADEGDQLLRPSAWLEIAGPDFISKAFEFAHEADPEALLFYNDYNESHPHKRDKIYALVKSLLEQGVPIHGVGLQAHWNLYDPSLDDIRAAIEKYASLGLQLQLTELDMSVFAFNDRRTDLLHPTEELLELQAARYEAIFGLLREYQEVISSVTFWGAADDYTWLNDFPVRGRKNWPFLFDEKHQPKPAFWRVAGGEG; via the coding sequence ATGATCCATGGAAACCGTACAGAACCTTCATTAAAAGAGCTGTTCTCCAATCAGTTTTTAATTGGGGCAGCGGTGAACCCTGTTACGATCGAGAGCCAGCGTGAGCTGCTGACTTATCATTATAACAGCATCACTGCAGAGAACGAGATGAAATTCGAACGCCTGCATCCTGCCGAGGATACTTATACGTTCGAGGACGCGGACCAGATTGCCGACTTTGCTAGGCAGAATGGGCTGAAGCTGCGGGGCCATACGCTGGTCTGGCATAACCAGACCAGTGCGTGGATGTTCGAGGACCAAGACGGAAATCGCGTCGATCGCAGTACCCTGCTTGAGCGTATGCGATCCCACATCCATACGGTTGTGGGGCGGTATAAGCAGGACATCTATGCTTGGGACGTGGTCAACGAGGTGATTGCCGATGAAGGTGACCAGCTGCTGCGCCCTTCAGCCTGGCTCGAGATCGCCGGCCCGGATTTTATAAGCAAGGCTTTCGAATTTGCGCATGAAGCAGACCCAGAGGCGTTGCTATTCTACAACGATTACAACGAATCTCATCCGCATAAGCGGGATAAAATCTACGCTCTGGTGAAATCACTGCTGGAGCAGGGCGTGCCTATTCACGGTGTTGGCCTCCAGGCTCATTGGAATCTGTATGATCCTTCTCTGGACGATATCCGCGCGGCCATTGAGAAATACGCTTCACTCGGACTGCAGCTGCAGCTGACCGAGCTCGATATGTCTGTATTTGCATTCAACGACAGACGCACGGATTTGCTCCATCCCACCGAGGAGCTGCTTGAGCTTCAGGCCGCGCGGTATGAGGCTATCTTCGGGCTGCTCAGGGAGTATCAAGAGGTGATTAGCTCGGTGACATTCTGGGGGGCGGCGGATGATTATACCTGGCTGAACGACTTTCCGGTTCGCGGCCGCAAAAATTGGCCCTTCCTCTTCGATGAAAAGCATCAGCCCAAGCCAGCCTTCTGGAGGGTTGCAGGAGGGGAGGGATGA
- a CDS encoding carbohydrate ABC transporter permease, protein MAKSTAAYGRFKSPGDRIFDTINIIFMLCLTVVTLYPFLNTLAVSLNTANDSIKGGIYLLPREFTWDNYAYVFKEATIFHATLISILRTVIGTILTVFCCSMVAYTISRPEYVLRKFVSIAFILTMYFSGGLIPNFLLVRELGLMDSFWVYIIPGLIGVFNVIIIRSFIEGLPEGILESARIDGAGEFTTFLRVVVPLCLPVLATVSLFTAVSQWNSWFDVFLYNSSNVDLSTLQYELMKILQNSNTSLNSGNDYASMFAGSENTANLVTPTSIRATMTIVASVPIILVYPFLQKYFVQGMTLGGVKG, encoded by the coding sequence ATGGCTAAATCAACGGCTGCCTACGGCCGGTTCAAATCGCCCGGGGACCGGATTTTTGACACGATCAACATCATCTTCATGCTCTGTTTGACCGTAGTGACACTGTATCCGTTCCTCAACACGTTGGCTGTCTCGCTGAATACGGCGAATGATTCGATCAAGGGCGGCATTTATCTGCTGCCGCGGGAATTTACTTGGGATAATTATGCCTATGTATTTAAGGAAGCTACAATCTTTCACGCCACACTGATCTCCATACTTCGTACCGTGATCGGCACGATCTTAACCGTATTCTGCTGCTCTATGGTAGCTTACACGATCAGTCGTCCTGAATATGTGCTGCGTAAATTTGTATCCATTGCCTTCATCTTGACGATGTACTTCAGCGGTGGTCTTATTCCGAATTTCCTGCTGGTGCGTGAGCTTGGACTGATGGATAGCTTCTGGGTGTACATCATTCCCGGATTGATCGGCGTGTTCAATGTCATTATTATCCGTTCTTTCATTGAGGGTCTTCCGGAAGGAATTCTGGAATCTGCCCGAATCGATGGGGCCGGTGAGTTTACGACTTTTCTGCGCGTGGTGGTGCCGCTTTGCTTGCCGGTACTCGCTACAGTCTCTTTGTTCACCGCAGTCTCACAGTGGAATTCCTGGTTCGATGTATTTCTTTATAACTCTTCAAATGTAGATTTAAGCACCCTGCAGTATGAATTGATGAAGATTCTTCAGAACTCCAATACCTCTCTTAACAGTGGCAATGATTATGCCAGCATGTTCGCAGGCTCGGAGAACACTGCCAATCTAGTGACTCCGACTTCGATCCGCGCCACGATGACCATTGTGGCCAGTGTGCCGATTATTCTGGTTTATCCATTCCTTCAGAAATATTTTGTACAGGGCATGACGCTGGGCGGCGTCAAAGGTTAA
- a CDS encoding ABC transporter permease, with amino-acid sequence MKQKVLVFMSIPFLIWLFIFKYLPLWGWTIAFQDFKPAQSLLKQEWVGLKHFKFLFQDEHFLQVMRNTLAMSFINLVLGFVTAITLAILLNELRKVMFKRTVQTISYLPHFISWVVAASIISNALATDGGIVNELLMWLGIIKEPILWLGEGKYFWGILGLSEVWKNVGWNTIIYLAAMTSIDPAQYEAAEIDGANRFQRIRNITLPGLKPVIIILLIMNIGNLLESGFEPQYLLGNGMNVDYSENLDIFVLKYGIQMGNFSLSIAAGMFKTVVSFILLFSANHIAKRLGEDRLF; translated from the coding sequence ATGAAACAGAAAGTGCTTGTATTCATGTCGATTCCGTTTCTGATCTGGCTGTTTATCTTTAAGTACCTCCCCCTGTGGGGCTGGACCATTGCCTTCCAGGATTTCAAGCCGGCGCAGAGCCTGCTGAAGCAGGAATGGGTAGGTCTTAAGCATTTCAAATTCCTGTTTCAGGACGAACATTTTCTCCAGGTGATGAGAAATACGCTGGCGATGAGCTTCATCAATCTGGTGCTTGGCTTTGTTACAGCCATTACGCTGGCTATTTTACTGAACGAGCTGCGTAAGGTGATGTTCAAGCGAACCGTTCAGACTATCAGCTATCTGCCGCATTTTATATCCTGGGTAGTCGCGGCAAGTATTATTTCTAATGCTCTTGCGACCGATGGCGGGATTGTGAATGAGCTACTGATGTGGCTCGGGATCATTAAGGAGCCGATCCTGTGGCTTGGTGAAGGCAAATATTTCTGGGGCATTCTCGGACTCTCGGAGGTTTGGAAAAATGTAGGCTGGAACACGATCATTTATCTGGCGGCCATGACAAGCATTGATCCTGCCCAGTATGAGGCTGCAGAGATCGACGGGGCGAACCGCTTTCAGCGGATCCGCAATATCACTCTCCCGGGACTCAAGCCGGTCATCATTATTCTGCTCATTATGAATATCGGAAACCTGCTGGAATCCGGCTTCGAGCCGCAGTACCTGCTTGGTAACGGTATGAATGTGGATTACTCCGAGAACCTGGATATCTTTGTCCTGAAATACGGGATTCAGATGGGGAACTTCTCGCTCTCCATTGCCGCAGGGATGTTCAAGACCGTAGTCAGCTTCATCCTGTTGTTCAGCGCCAACCATATAGCGAAGCGTCTGGGCGAGGACCGGCTGTTCTAA